The proteins below come from a single Mycolicibacterium sp. TY81 genomic window:
- a CDS encoding 2-keto-4-pentenoate hydratase: MLSDNVRAELAAALAQAERSRVAMSPMTDAYADIDVVDAYEIQLLNIRQRVAEGARVVGHKVGLSSEAMQKMMNVDEPDYGHLLDDMQVFEDQPVLTSKYLLPRVEVEVGFVLADDLPGAGCTEDDVLAATAAFAPAIELIDTRITNWQVKLCDTIADNASSAGWVFGKERVSPKDIDIRNIDAVLKCNGEVLGEGRSDAVLGNPVTAVAWLARKVDQFGVRLKAGDVVLPGACMRAFDAKPGDDFVAEFAGLGSVHLSFA; the protein is encoded by the coding sequence ATGCTGTCCGATAACGTGCGTGCCGAGCTCGCCGCCGCGCTGGCCCAAGCCGAGCGCAGCCGGGTCGCGATGTCGCCGATGACCGACGCCTACGCCGACATCGACGTCGTCGACGCGTACGAGATCCAGCTGCTCAACATCCGTCAGCGGGTCGCGGAAGGTGCCCGCGTGGTGGGACACAAGGTTGGTCTGTCCAGCGAGGCCATGCAGAAAATGATGAATGTGGATGAACCCGATTACGGGCACCTCCTCGACGACATGCAGGTATTCGAGGACCAGCCCGTGCTGACCTCGAAGTACCTCCTGCCGCGCGTCGAGGTTGAGGTCGGGTTCGTGCTGGCCGACGATCTGCCGGGCGCCGGCTGCACCGAGGACGACGTGCTGGCCGCCACCGCCGCGTTCGCGCCGGCCATCGAGCTGATCGACACCCGCATCACCAACTGGCAGGTCAAGTTGTGCGACACCATCGCCGACAACGCGTCCTCGGCCGGCTGGGTGTTCGGCAAGGAGCGGGTGTCTCCAAAGGACATCGACATTCGGAACATCGACGCCGTGCTCAAGTGCAACGGCGAGGTGCTGGGCGAGGGCCGCAGCGACGCGGTGCTCGGCAACCCGGTGACGGCGGTCGCGTGGCTGGCGCGCAAGGTCGATCAGTTCGGCGTGCGTCTCAAGGCCGGCGACGTCGTGCTGCCGGGTGCCTGCATGCGGGCGTTCGATGCCAAGCCGGGTGACGACTTCGTCGCCGAATTCGCCGGATTGGGTTCTGTCCACCTGTCTTTCGCGTAA
- a CDS encoding SDR family oxidoreductase gives MQLRNSRVLVTGASRGLGRNIALAMARRGADVALVARNAEQLEELAKELGGKAYPTDLMDPAAVEELIGRVEADGPVDVIINNAGVDRVGRFYEASSEDVRDLLQVNLIAPMELCRQVMPGMIKRGRGHIVNVSSMGAISTGPGVTLYGASKAGLSHFTAGIRSELRNKPVGTTLVQIGEVKTDMIDHIRSFGPARRTIERSLKFRMIPQEPLDADMVAEAIADAVEKEKKHVILPKRIAAMAYLTETPRRVSELMLTGIDQDSD, from the coding sequence ATGCAACTGAGGAACAGCCGGGTTCTGGTCACCGGTGCCAGCCGTGGCCTGGGCCGGAACATCGCACTGGCGATGGCCCGCCGCGGCGCCGACGTCGCACTCGTCGCCCGCAACGCCGAGCAGCTCGAAGAGCTGGCGAAAGAGTTGGGCGGCAAGGCATATCCGACCGACCTGATGGATCCGGCGGCGGTCGAGGAGCTGATCGGCCGCGTCGAGGCCGACGGCCCCGTCGACGTCATCATCAACAACGCCGGTGTGGACCGGGTCGGCCGCTTCTACGAGGCGTCGTCGGAAGACGTGCGAGACCTGTTGCAGGTCAACCTGATTGCTCCGATGGAGCTGTGTCGGCAGGTGATGCCGGGGATGATCAAGCGCGGCCGTGGGCACATCGTCAACGTGTCCTCGATGGGCGCCATCTCCACTGGGCCGGGCGTCACCCTGTACGGCGCGTCCAAGGCCGGCCTCAGCCACTTCACCGCCGGCATCCGGTCCGAGCTGCGCAACAAGCCGGTGGGCACCACGCTGGTGCAGATCGGTGAGGTCAAGACCGACATGATCGACCACATCCGCTCATTCGGGCCGGCACGCCGCACCATCGAGCGGTCCCTGAAGTTCCGCATGATCCCGCAGGAGCCGCTGGATGCCGACATGGTCGCCGAGGCCATCGCCGATGCCGTCGAGAAGGAGAAGAAGCACGTCATCCTGCCCAAGCGCATCGCGGCGATGGCCTACCTCACCGAGACCCCGCGCCGGGTCTCCGAGCTCATGCTGACCGGCATCGATCAGGACAGCGACTGA
- a CDS encoding acetaldehyde dehydrogenase (acetylating), translated as MPSKASVAIVGSGNISTDLLYKLLRSDWLEPRWMIGIDPESEGLARARKLGLETSAEGADWLLAQSEKPDFIFEATSAYVHKAYAPRYEEAGIRAIDLTPAAVGPGVIPPANLRAHLDSMNVNMVTCGGQATIPMVYAVSRAVEAQGGVPYAEIVASVSSASAGPGTRANIDEFTKTTSAGVRNIGGARDGKAIIILNPAEPPMIMRDTIFCAIPEDADHAAITQSVKDVVAEVQTYVPGYRLLNEPQFDEPSVVNGGQHVVSIFVEVEGAGDYLPTYAGNLDIMTAAATKVGEEIAKEIVGVKA; from the coding sequence ATGCCGTCCAAAGCGAGCGTCGCGATCGTCGGCTCGGGAAACATCAGTACTGACCTGCTGTACAAGCTGCTGCGGTCGGACTGGCTCGAGCCGCGCTGGATGATCGGTATCGACCCGGAGAGCGAGGGCCTGGCCCGCGCCCGCAAGCTGGGTCTGGAGACCAGCGCCGAAGGGGCGGACTGGCTGCTGGCGCAGAGCGAGAAGCCGGACTTCATCTTCGAGGCCACCAGCGCATACGTGCACAAGGCGTACGCGCCCCGGTACGAGGAAGCCGGCATCCGCGCCATCGACCTGACCCCGGCCGCCGTCGGCCCGGGCGTCATCCCGCCGGCCAACCTGCGGGCGCACCTGGATTCGATGAACGTCAACATGGTCACGTGCGGTGGCCAGGCCACCATCCCGATGGTCTACGCCGTGTCGCGTGCCGTCGAGGCGCAGGGCGGCGTGCCCTACGCCGAGATCGTGGCGTCGGTGTCGTCGGCGTCGGCGGGCCCCGGCACCCGGGCCAACATCGACGAGTTCACGAAGACCACCAGCGCCGGCGTGCGCAACATCGGTGGGGCCCGGGACGGCAAGGCCATCATCATCCTGAACCCGGCCGAGCCGCCGATGATCATGCGCGACACCATCTTCTGCGCCATCCCCGAGGATGCCGACCACGCTGCCATCACGCAGTCGGTCAAGGACGTCGTCGCCGAGGTGCAGACCTACGTGCCGGGTTACCGGCTGCTCAACGAGCCGCAGTTCGACGAGCCGTCGGTGGTCAACGGTGGCCAGCACGTCGTCAGCATCTTCGTCGAGGTGGAAGGTGCCGGCGACTACCTGCCGACCTACGCTGGAAATCTGGACATCATGACCGCCGCGGCCACCAAGGTGGGCGAGGAGATCGCCAAGGAAATCGTGGGAGTCAAGGCATGA
- the kstD gene encoding 3-oxosteroid 1-dehydrogenase, which produces MTGQEYDVVVVGSGAAGMVAALTAAHQGLSTVVVEKAPHYGGSTARSGGGVWIPNNEILQRAGVKDTPEAARTYLHKIVGDVVPAEKIDTYLQRGPEMLSFVLKNSPLKLCWVPNYSDYYPEVEGGRAGGRSVEPKPFNAKKLGVDEKGLEPAYGKVPLNMVVMQQDYVRLNQLKRHPRGVLRSLKVGIRATWAGATGKNLVGMGRALIAPLRIGLQKAGVPVQLNTALTDLYYEDGRVAGIYVRDTNAPESAEPQLIRARRAVILGSGGFEKNQEMRTKYQRQPITTDWTVGAKANTGDGILAAEKLGAALEIMEDAWWGPTVPLPDNPWFALSERNSPGSIIVNMNGKRFMNESMPYVEACHHMYGGQYGQGEGPGENVPAWLLFDQQYRNRYIFAGLQPGQRIPKKWTEAGVVVKADTIEELAELTNLPVDELKATIERFNGFARSGVDEDFGRGNSAYDRYYGDPTNKPNPNLGEIKHGPFYAAKMVPGDLGTKGGIVTDIHGRALREDGSVIEGLYASGNVSGPVMGHTYPGPGGTIGPAMTFGYLAALHVAGKG; this is translated from the coding sequence ATGACTGGACAGGAGTACGACGTTGTCGTCGTCGGCAGCGGTGCAGCCGGTATGGTCGCCGCCCTCACCGCAGCCCATCAGGGCCTTTCGACAGTAGTCGTAGAAAAGGCCCCACACTATGGAGGTTCCACTGCGCGGTCAGGTGGCGGCGTCTGGATCCCGAACAATGAGATTTTGCAGCGTGCGGGGGTAAAAGACACCCCGGAAGCAGCCCGCACCTACCTGCACAAGATCGTCGGCGACGTGGTGCCCGCAGAGAAGATCGACACCTACCTGCAGCGCGGCCCCGAGATGCTGTCGTTCGTGCTCAAGAACTCGCCGCTGAAGCTGTGCTGGGTGCCGAACTACTCCGACTACTACCCGGAGGTCGAAGGCGGCCGCGCCGGCGGACGGTCCGTCGAGCCCAAGCCGTTCAACGCCAAGAAGCTCGGCGTCGACGAAAAGGGCCTGGAGCCGGCGTACGGCAAGGTCCCGCTGAACATGGTTGTGATGCAACAGGATTACGTCCGGCTCAACCAGCTCAAGCGCCACCCGCGGGGCGTGCTGCGCAGCCTCAAGGTCGGCATCCGCGCCACCTGGGCCGGCGCCACCGGCAAGAACCTGGTCGGTATGGGCCGCGCCCTGATCGCGCCGCTGCGCATCGGCCTGCAGAAGGCCGGCGTCCCGGTGCAGCTGAACACCGCGCTGACCGACCTGTACTACGAGGACGGCCGGGTTGCCGGCATCTACGTCCGTGACACCAACGCTCCGGAAAGCGCTGAGCCGCAACTGATCCGGGCCCGTCGTGCGGTGATCCTGGGCAGCGGTGGCTTCGAGAAGAACCAGGAGATGCGCACCAAGTACCAGCGCCAGCCGATCACCACCGACTGGACCGTCGGCGCCAAGGCCAACACCGGCGACGGCATCCTGGCCGCCGAAAAGCTCGGCGCCGCACTGGAAATCATGGAAGACGCCTGGTGGGGGCCGACGGTGCCGCTGCCCGACAACCCGTGGTTCGCCCTGTCCGAGCGCAACTCCCCCGGCTCCATCATCGTGAACATGAACGGCAAGCGGTTCATGAACGAGTCGATGCCGTACGTGGAGGCCTGCCACCACATGTACGGCGGCCAGTACGGCCAGGGCGAGGGCCCGGGCGAGAACGTGCCGGCGTGGTTGCTCTTCGACCAGCAGTACCGCAACCGCTACATCTTCGCGGGTCTGCAGCCGGGACAACGCATTCCGAAGAAGTGGACCGAGGCCGGCGTCGTCGTCAAGGCCGACACCATCGAGGAACTGGCGGAGCTCACCAACCTGCCCGTCGATGAGCTCAAGGCCACCATCGAGCGCTTCAACGGCTTCGCCCGCAGCGGTGTCGACGAGGACTTCGGCCGCGGCAACAGCGCCTACGACCGCTACTACGGCGACCCGACCAACAAGCCGAACCCGAACCTGGGCGAGATCAAGCACGGCCCGTTCTACGCGGCCAAGATGGTGCCCGGCGACCTCGGCACCAAGGGCGGCATCGTCACCGACATCCACGGCCGCGCTCTCCGCGAGGACGGCTCGGTGATCGAGGGCCTGTACGCATCTGGCAACGTCAGTGGACCGGTCATGGGTCACACCTACCCGGGCCCCGGCGGGACCATCGGCCCCGCCATGACCTTCGGATACCTCGCGGCACTGCACGTGGCAGGAAAGGGCTGA
- a CDS encoding MaoC family dehydratase, with amino-acid sequence MPINLDEAIGAELAPVEFSWSSSDVQLYHLGLGAGADPMSERELRYLIDDKPQVLPTFGNVAQSFHETKAPTVKFPGIDIELSRVLHASEAIYTDAPIPPSGTGRAVTKFTEIWDKGKAAVIWSETTVTTLDGAPLWKQKRSIFARGEGGFGGDRGPSTSAAEPDRAPDLQIALPTLPQQALLYRLCGDRNPLHSDPAFAKAAGFDRPILHGLCTYGIGCKAIVDNVLDGDAGRVRSYGARFAGTVIPGETLQANLWRDGERITGVLTAPSRDNVVVLAGIELTAS; translated from the coding sequence ATGCCGATCAATCTCGATGAGGCCATCGGAGCCGAACTCGCACCCGTCGAATTCTCGTGGAGCAGCAGCGATGTGCAGCTGTACCACCTGGGCCTGGGTGCCGGCGCGGACCCCATGAGCGAGCGCGAGCTGCGCTACCTGATCGACGACAAGCCGCAGGTGCTGCCGACGTTCGGCAACGTGGCGCAGAGCTTCCACGAGACCAAGGCGCCGACGGTCAAGTTCCCGGGCATCGACATCGAGCTCAGCCGGGTGCTGCACGCCAGCGAGGCCATCTACACCGATGCGCCGATCCCGCCGTCGGGCACGGGCCGTGCCGTCACCAAGTTCACCGAGATTTGGGACAAGGGCAAGGCCGCCGTCATCTGGTCGGAGACGACCGTGACCACCCTCGACGGCGCTCCGCTGTGGAAGCAGAAGCGGTCCATCTTCGCCCGCGGCGAGGGCGGATTCGGCGGCGACCGGGGTCCGTCGACCTCGGCGGCCGAGCCCGACCGCGCACCGGACCTGCAGATCGCGCTGCCCACGCTGCCGCAGCAGGCCCTGCTGTACCGGCTCTGCGGTGACCGCAACCCGCTGCACTCGGATCCGGCGTTCGCCAAGGCCGCCGGCTTCGACCGCCCGATCCTGCACGGTCTGTGCACCTACGGCATCGGCTGCAAGGCCATCGTCGACAACGTGCTCGACGGCGACGCCGGCCGGGTCCGGTCCTACGGCGCGCGCTTCGCGGGCACCGTTATCCCGGGTGAAACCTTGCAGGCCAACCTTTGGCGTGACGGTGAACGAATCACCGGCGTGCTGACGGCGCCGAGCCGGGACAACGTCGTCGTGCTTGCTGGAATCGAGCTCACGGCGTCCTGA
- the dmpG gene encoding 4-hydroxy-2-oxovalerate aldolase, translating into MSTALQPGDIFFDAAWDVRMTDTSLRDGSHHKRHQFTGDEVRAIVGALDNAGVPVIEVTHGDGLGGSSFNYGFSKTPEQELITIAAETAKNAKIAFLMLPGVGTKEDIRIAQGNGGSICRIATHCTEADVSIQHFGFARELGLETVGFLMMSHTISPEKLAAQARIMADAGCQCIYVVDSAGALVLEGVADRVGALVAELGNDAQVGFHGHENLGLGVANSVEAVRAGAKQIDGSCRRFGAGAGNAPVEALVGVFDKIGVKTGIDFFDIADAAEEVVAPAMPAECLLDRNALVMGYAGVYSSFLKHAVRQGERYGVPAHELLLRVGQRKLIGGQEDQLIDIALEIQRERAEGKS; encoded by the coding sequence ATGAGCACCGCACTGCAGCCCGGAGACATCTTCTTCGACGCCGCCTGGGACGTCCGCATGACGGACACCTCGCTGCGCGACGGTTCACACCACAAGCGCCACCAGTTCACCGGTGACGAGGTCCGCGCGATCGTCGGCGCGCTCGACAACGCGGGTGTTCCGGTCATCGAGGTGACCCACGGCGACGGACTCGGTGGTTCGAGCTTCAACTACGGGTTCTCCAAGACCCCGGAGCAGGAGCTGATCACCATCGCGGCCGAGACCGCGAAGAACGCCAAGATCGCCTTCCTGATGCTGCCGGGCGTGGGCACCAAGGAAGACATCCGCATCGCGCAGGGCAATGGCGGCTCCATCTGCCGCATCGCCACCCACTGCACCGAGGCCGACGTCTCGATCCAGCACTTCGGCTTCGCCCGTGAGCTGGGCCTGGAGACCGTGGGCTTCCTGATGATGAGCCACACCATCTCCCCGGAGAAGCTGGCCGCGCAGGCCCGCATCATGGCCGACGCCGGCTGCCAGTGCATCTATGTGGTGGACTCCGCGGGTGCGCTGGTGCTCGAAGGTGTCGCCGACCGGGTCGGCGCGCTGGTGGCCGAACTCGGCAACGACGCGCAGGTCGGTTTCCACGGACACGAGAATCTCGGTCTGGGCGTTGCCAATTCGGTCGAGGCCGTGCGCGCGGGTGCCAAGCAGATCGACGGTTCCTGCCGCCGGTTCGGTGCCGGTGCCGGTAACGCTCCGGTCGAGGCGCTCGTCGGCGTGTTCGACAAGATCGGCGTCAAGACCGGCATCGACTTCTTCGACATCGCGGACGCCGCGGAAGAGGTTGTCGCCCCGGCCATGCCGGCCGAGTGCCTACTGGACCGCAACGCGCTCGTGATGGGCTACGCGGGTGTGTACTCCAGCTTCCTCAAGCACGCGGTGCGCCAAGGCGAGCGCTACGGCGTGCCCGCCCATGAGCTGCTGCTGCGCGTCGGCCAGCGCAAGCTGATCGGCGGCCAGGAGGACCAGCTGATCGACATCGCTCTCGAGATCCAGCGCGAGCGGGCCGAGGGCAAGTCCTAG
- a CDS encoding TIGR03943 family protein, with protein MSRETQNILVLLIGLSTGLIAVKGTYLNFVKPALFPWLLVAAVLLVALAVVCLVRDLRQGPPGGHHHRGLLAWLLLVPVALTAFVSVPPMSAVGTETVTAAVAPPKRAFPPLPADGAVPLPEVVLRAAADSTKSLEGRTITVTGFTMGDDLARVVIVCCAADAQLARIHLTGALGTHPNDTWLKVQGKVIPGTSNPSTNFVPTMEVTSADPIPKPRNTYAY; from the coding sequence ATGAGCCGGGAAACACAGAACATCCTGGTGCTGTTGATCGGGCTCAGCACGGGACTGATCGCAGTCAAGGGCACGTACCTGAATTTCGTGAAACCGGCGCTGTTCCCGTGGCTGCTGGTGGCGGCGGTCCTGCTGGTGGCGCTTGCCGTGGTGTGCCTGGTGCGGGATCTGCGCCAGGGGCCGCCGGGCGGGCATCACCACCGGGGACTGCTGGCGTGGCTGCTGCTCGTCCCGGTGGCGCTGACGGCGTTCGTCAGCGTGCCGCCGATGAGCGCGGTCGGCACCGAGACGGTAACCGCCGCGGTGGCGCCGCCCAAGCGCGCCTTCCCGCCGCTGCCGGCCGACGGCGCGGTGCCGCTGCCGGAAGTGGTGCTGCGGGCCGCTGCCGATTCCACGAAAAGCCTTGAGGGACGGACCATCACCGTCACCGGCTTCACCATGGGCGACGATCTGGCCCGGGTCGTGATCGTGTGTTGCGCCGCCGACGCGCAACTGGCCCGCATTCACCTGACCGGCGCACTCGGTACGCACCCGAACGACACCTGGCTGAAGGTGCAGGGCAAGGTGATACCCGGGACGTCCAATCCGTCCACGAATTTCGTCCCGACCATGGAAGTGACCAGTGCCGACCCAATACCCAAGCCCCGCAACACCTACGCGTACTGA
- a CDS encoding glucose 1-dehydrogenase — protein sequence MDLSGKVAIITGAARGQGEAEARLFAERGAQVVLTDVLVDEGEAVAASIGAAARFQRHDVGSESDWRATVELALSEFGRVDALVNNAAICTVEPLLDHTAESWERQLRVNLIGPFLGTKAVVEPMRAVGGGSIINVSSQAGLQGLAGYSAYGASKWGLRGFSKVAAIELGPMGIRVNTVYPGMIDTPMVAHLPIERGPGGHPGAPLTRVGVPEEVAEVVAFLASDASSYMTGADLAVDGGASAGRIPVVPT from the coding sequence ATGGATCTTTCCGGCAAGGTCGCGATCATCACCGGCGCGGCGCGCGGTCAGGGTGAGGCCGAGGCGCGGCTGTTCGCCGAGCGCGGCGCGCAGGTCGTGCTCACCGACGTCCTGGTCGACGAGGGGGAGGCGGTCGCTGCGTCGATCGGCGCCGCCGCCCGGTTCCAGCGGCACGACGTCGGCAGCGAAAGCGATTGGCGCGCAACGGTCGAGCTGGCGCTGAGCGAGTTCGGCCGGGTCGACGCGCTGGTCAACAACGCGGCCATCTGCACCGTCGAACCGCTGCTGGACCACACCGCCGAGTCGTGGGAGCGGCAGCTGCGCGTCAACCTGATCGGGCCGTTCCTGGGCACCAAGGCTGTCGTCGAGCCCATGCGTGCGGTCGGCGGCGGCTCGATCATCAACGTGTCCTCGCAGGCCGGTCTGCAGGGCCTGGCCGGCTACAGCGCTTACGGCGCCTCGAAGTGGGGCCTGCGGGGCTTCTCCAAGGTCGCCGCAATCGAGCTGGGCCCCATGGGAATTCGGGTCAATACCGTCTACCCCGGCATGATCGACACCCCGATGGTGGCGCACCTGCCGATCGAACGCGGCCCCGGCGGGCACCCCGGTGCGCCGCTCACGCGCGTCGGCGTCCCGGAGGAGGTCGCCGAGGTGGTGGCGTTCCTGGCGTCGGACGCGTCGTCGTACATGACGGGTGCGGACCTTGCGGTCGACGGCGGCGCGAGCGCGGGTCGGATACCGGTCGTCCCGACGTAA
- a CDS encoding permease, producing MAGDESTLAPDRKRRAGSMELLLIALTALALSGSWVSGVLTDHARLAAAATVFCGVFVQALPFLVLGVIVSGLVAAYLTPERLARRLPRRPALAVAVAGVGGAALPGCECGSVPVARRLFSGETAGAALTFMLSAPAINPVVLVATAVAFPGQPQMVVARCVASLLTAVVMGLLWQRWGRTAWVTRTLPTHHDEGASRFTVFTEAARHDFLQSAAYLVVGAGAAAVLRAAVPPWVFEHVAGNLAVGVVTMALLAVVLALCSEADAFVAASLTMVPLVPRLVFLVVGPAVDVKLFAMQAGVFGRPFAVRFAPVTLVVATACATVVGLLLLGGAS from the coding sequence ATGGCCGGGGACGAATCCACACTGGCGCCGGACCGCAAGCGGCGGGCCGGGTCGATGGAACTGTTGCTCATCGCCCTCACCGCACTGGCACTGTCGGGTTCCTGGGTCAGCGGTGTCCTGACCGACCATGCCCGCCTGGCGGCCGCGGCCACGGTGTTCTGCGGTGTCTTCGTGCAGGCCCTGCCGTTCCTGGTGCTGGGTGTCATCGTCAGCGGCCTGGTGGCCGCGTACCTCACGCCGGAGCGGCTGGCCCGCCGGTTGCCGCGCCGGCCGGCGCTCGCGGTGGCGGTGGCCGGTGTCGGTGGTGCCGCGCTGCCCGGCTGCGAATGCGGCTCGGTGCCCGTGGCACGCCGGTTGTTCAGCGGGGAGACGGCCGGGGCCGCCCTGACCTTCATGTTGTCCGCACCGGCGATCAATCCGGTGGTGCTGGTGGCGACGGCGGTCGCCTTCCCCGGCCAGCCGCAGATGGTGGTGGCGCGCTGCGTGGCGTCGCTGCTGACCGCCGTGGTGATGGGCCTGCTGTGGCAGCGCTGGGGCCGCACGGCATGGGTGACCCGCACGCTGCCCACACACCACGACGAGGGTGCCTCGCGCTTCACCGTGTTCACCGAGGCGGCCCGGCACGACTTCCTGCAGTCCGCCGCCTACCTGGTGGTCGGCGCCGGCGCGGCGGCGGTGCTGCGCGCGGCCGTGCCGCCGTGGGTGTTCGAGCACGTGGCCGGGAATCTGGCTGTCGGCGTGGTGACCATGGCGCTGCTGGCCGTCGTACTGGCGCTGTGTTCGGAGGCCGACGCGTTCGTCGCGGCGAGCCTGACGATGGTGCCGCTGGTGCCGCGCCTGGTGTTCCTGGTGGTCGGTCCGGCGGTGGACGTCAAGCTGTTCGCGATGCAGGCCGGTGTGTTCGGCCGGCCGTTCGCGGTGCGGTTCGCGCCGGTGACGCTGGTGGTGGCCACGGCATGTGCGACGGTCGTCGGGCTGCTGCTGCTCGGGGGCGCGTCATGA
- a CDS encoding wax ester/triacylglycerol synthase family O-acyltransferase, translating into MRRLSGEDNSFLAWESAVQPQHTIKAVVLDPAQGHEPITFEAVRAALPGLVDRVEPLQWQLMSPRFGAGRPWWITRARGDLDYHMKRATAAAPGTDRELGADIAKLFEEPLDRNRPAWQLWYIDGLADGRIALVLKIHHAVADGMASLNLLEQFYSQDPADRLPEPSARPVPDEHRPPAAQWLPMVARQQVKSLTKFPKVLARTAKVTRTIQNRQKAGKPGYAEAFIPPALPFNEPLTARRGFAFVNVEMDQIKRVSKAFGVSVNDVFLAMCSTVLREYQASRGPVGDDTMTAVVPVSMRPQDGDRWGNKVARWNVELATNIADPVARLKTISANTATAREVQSERDAWLQHDWMEYWPLFKVYSRVLPTIGAQVKKRPMFSMIASNMRGPHKTLYFGGAPVEKLISTGPLVFPMGMNITGWSYEGGMQICVLTCTDQVSDPHAIADQLPAALAELVARCETAADSVNS; encoded by the coding sequence ATGCGACGTTTATCGGGCGAGGACAACAGCTTCCTGGCGTGGGAAAGTGCCGTCCAGCCGCAGCACACCATCAAGGCCGTCGTCCTCGATCCGGCACAGGGCCACGAGCCCATCACGTTCGAAGCCGTGCGGGCCGCACTGCCCGGCCTCGTCGACCGCGTCGAGCCCCTGCAGTGGCAGCTGATGTCGCCTCGATTCGGCGCCGGCCGGCCGTGGTGGATCACCCGCGCGCGGGGCGACCTGGACTACCACATGAAGCGCGCCACGGCCGCTGCGCCCGGAACCGATCGCGAGCTGGGTGCGGACATCGCCAAGCTCTTCGAGGAGCCGCTCGACCGGAACCGCCCGGCCTGGCAGCTGTGGTACATCGACGGACTGGCCGACGGCCGCATCGCGCTCGTGCTCAAGATCCACCACGCGGTGGCCGACGGCATGGCGTCGCTGAACCTGCTCGAGCAGTTCTACAGCCAGGACCCCGCCGACCGGCTGCCCGAGCCGTCGGCCCGGCCCGTGCCCGACGAGCACCGGCCGCCCGCCGCGCAGTGGCTGCCGATGGTGGCGCGCCAGCAGGTCAAGTCGCTCACCAAGTTTCCGAAGGTCCTGGCCCGCACGGCCAAGGTCACCCGCACCATTCAGAACCGGCAGAAGGCGGGCAAGCCCGGCTACGCCGAGGCCTTCATCCCGCCGGCGCTGCCGTTCAACGAACCGCTGACCGCGCGCCGCGGCTTCGCGTTCGTCAACGTCGAGATGGACCAGATCAAGCGGGTGTCGAAGGCGTTCGGCGTGAGCGTCAACGACGTCTTCCTCGCGATGTGCAGCACCGTCCTTCGCGAGTACCAGGCGTCCCGCGGTCCCGTCGGCGACGACACCATGACGGCCGTGGTGCCGGTGTCGATGCGCCCGCAGGACGGCGACCGGTGGGGCAACAAGGTGGCCCGGTGGAACGTCGAACTCGCCACCAACATCGCCGATCCGGTGGCGCGCCTGAAAACCATCTCGGCGAACACCGCCACGGCCCGCGAGGTGCAGAGCGAGCGCGACGCCTGGCTGCAGCACGACTGGATGGAGTACTGGCCGCTGTTCAAGGTGTACTCCCGGGTGCTGCCGACGATCGGGGCGCAGGTCAAGAAGCGGCCGATGTTCAGCATGATCGCCTCTAACATGCGCGGCCCGCACAAGACGCTGTACTTCGGCGGCGCCCCGGTCGAGAAGCTCATCTCGACCGGCCCGCTGGTCTTCCCGATGGGCATGAACATCACCGGCTGGAGCTACGAGGGCGGCATGCAGATCTGCGTGCTCACCTGTACCGACCAGGTCTCCGATCCGCACGCCATCGCCGATCAGCTGCCGGCGGCGCTCGCCGAGTTGGTGGCGCGCTGCGAGACCGCGGCGGACTCCGTCAACAGCTGA